A genomic window from Camelina sativa cultivar DH55 chromosome 2, Cs, whole genome shotgun sequence includes:
- the LOC104715466 gene encoding glutamic acid-rich protein-like (The sequence of the model RefSeq protein was modified relative to this genomic sequence to represent the inferred CDS: added 73 bases not found in genome assembly) — MVLKPCAAEKTIKGESSKLEEAIESMETSSVVLKPCASEMTAEADSRKIEEVVEPMALSSVDLKSKARKRKAEFEPGKEEVKEEEEEESDEEEEGVGDGRAKIEEEPEARIDYLKAPEWDVDSFDGLEYYSSPEPMLSSSDEEFFPEEAREHYRIFKRQMIESKGFYGDSELKPTFHYKGISPMKLEQRALPNQNYRQFWQEMVYVCLQKLNQNKHSNVEFVEVVRGYYRPGPRSKSYITFMAREKPDGPLVEYQAKCMVTLDRKRHPILCRPAPTPMP; from the exons ATGGTACTCAAACCATGCGCAGCCGAGAAGACGATAAAAGGAGAATCGAGCAAATTGGAGGAGGCGATAGAATCCATGGAAACATCTTCTGTGGTTCTCAAACCATGCGCATCCGAGATGACGGCAGAAGCAGATTCGCGCAAGATTGAGGAGGTTGTAGAACCCATGGCCCTCTCATCGGTGGATTTGAAAAGTAAGGCGAGAAAGCGTAAAGCCGAGTTCGAGCCGGGAAAGGAAGAGgtaaaggaggaggaggaggaagagagcgatgaagaagaagaaggcgttGGTGATGGGAGAGCCAAGATAGAGGAAGAGCCTGAGGCTAGAATAGATTACTTGAAGGCGCCGGAAtgggatgtggacagcttcgaTGGTTTAGAGTATTATTCTTCTCCGGAGCCGATGCTTTCATCCTCCGATGAGGAGTTTTTCCCCGAAGAAGCTAGAGAACACTATCGTATCTTTAAACGCCAGATGATCGAGAGCAAG GGATTTTACGGGGATAGTGAGCTTAAGCCAACTTTTCATTACAAAGGAATAAGTCCAATGAAGTTGGAGCAGAGAGCCCT CATTCGAATGTGGAGTTCGTTGAAGTTGTGAGAGGTTATTATCGCCCAGGACCTAGATCAAAGTCCTACATTACCTTTATGGCCAGGGAGAAGCCTGATGGACCTCTTGTGGAGTATCAAGCCAAGTGTATGGTTACTTTGGACAGAAAGAGGCATCCCATCCTTTGTAGACCGGCTCCTACGCCAATGCCTTGA
- the LOC104715458 gene encoding uncharacterized protein LOC104715458, translating into MEGEGEEDEEDFSFGSLLIGTKRLREIVMDDEEEDGPAIGKKPRQIKQPNPLNEPKREREARLKQEQDQAQGEPAEQELPQQGQGQPVGSESKIPPFGDGSRILRDYTPTGLFGDAINQHEDTCCSVVITRLLQASYNKDKPLAEHRILSYRDLAEYIKGRNQNDKYAFRNLNIPIKYIRDVGLHKDNKISGPGVKGVKTKGDFEFKIDATKDFIYDKFATFPLGIVVEADPELFSIEMGDIFNVPARPGGILEEHAFLVLAEGVTRSGLQFLVVQNSWGTSFANNGYFRITLPDDGKFKIFWPL; encoded by the exons ATGGAAggggaaggagaagaagacgaagaagatttCTCTTTCGGATCGCTGCTCATCGGGACGAAACGGCTAAG GGAAATTGTGAtggatgatgaggaagaagatggaccAGCTATTGGAAAAAAGCCCAGACAAATTAAACAGCCAAACCCTCTAAATGAACCAAAAAGGGAGCGTGAAGCCAGACTGAAACAGGAACAAGACCAAGCCCAGGGAGAACCAGCGGAGCAAGAACTTCCCCAACAAGGACAAGGCCAACCAGTTGGATCTGAAAGCAAAATACCA CCCTTTGGTGATGGTAGCCGCATTTTAAGAGATTATACACCAACAGGGCTTTTCGGTGATGCTATTAATCAGCATGAAG ACACTTGTTGTTCAGTGGTTATTACACGACTTTTACAAGCTTCTTACAACAAGGATAAACCCCTCGCCGAACACCGCATCTTATCATACCGTGATTTAGCTGAGTACATCAAAGGAAGAAACCAAAATGATAAGTATGCATTTAGAAATCTAAACATACCGATCAAATACATTAGAGATGTTGGACTTCATAAAGAT AACAAAATATCAGGACCAGGAGTGAAGGGCGTGAAAACTAAAGGCGACTTTGAGTTTAAAATAGATGCTACTAAAGATTTTATCTATGATAAGTTTGCCACATTTCCATTGGGAATTGTTGTTGAGGCGGATCCTGAACTATTTAGTATTGAAATGGGG gaCATCTTTAATGTACCAGCTCGTCCAGGTGGAATATTGGAAGAACATGCTTTTCTGGTCCTAGCTGAAGGTGTGACAAGAAGTGGATTACAATTTTTGGTGGTCCAAAATTCATGGGGAACAAGTTTTGCCAACAATGGCTATTTCAGGATAACACTACCAGACGATGGGAAGTTTAAAATCTTTTGGCCACTTTGA